In Cytobacillus oceanisediminis, the following proteins share a genomic window:
- a CDS encoding ABC transporter ATP-binding protein, translating into MIEVRELSHAFEIGKKEKKTVIPVLEDVSFSVEKGEIVTIVGRSGSGKSTLLNIISGFIKPKHGEVWIHGEKVSDYNEGKFADFRLANLGFIFQSFQLIPSMTAYQNVELPLILKGMTEKERQQKTEETLKRVGLIEYKDHYPSELSGGQQQRVSIARALVVNPPLILADEPTGSLDSETENELLQFIQELNRDLGITFLIITHDEKVAAIGHKTIEITDGRVMEGVLA; encoded by the coding sequence GTGATAGAAGTTAGAGAATTAAGCCATGCGTTTGAGATTGGCAAAAAAGAAAAGAAGACGGTTATTCCTGTATTGGAGGATGTTTCTTTTTCAGTGGAAAAAGGCGAGATTGTCACGATTGTGGGCAGGAGCGGATCCGGGAAGTCGACTCTTCTAAATATCATCAGCGGTTTTATTAAGCCAAAGCATGGAGAGGTGTGGATACATGGCGAGAAGGTCAGTGATTATAACGAAGGGAAATTTGCTGATTTCCGCCTGGCGAATCTCGGTTTCATTTTCCAGAGCTTTCAGCTGATTCCAAGCATGACGGCTTACCAGAATGTCGAGCTCCCTCTCATTCTCAAAGGGATGACTGAAAAGGAAAGACAGCAGAAGACGGAAGAGACGTTAAAGCGTGTAGGACTCATCGAATATAAGGATCATTATCCAAGTGAGCTTTCCGGCGGACAGCAGCAGCGCGTCAGCATCGCCCGGGCGCTTGTCGTGAATCCTCCCCTCATTCTGGCGGATGAACCGACAGGCAGCCTGGACAGCGAAACAGAAAACGAGCTGCTGCAGTTCATTCAAGAGCTGAACCGCGATCTGGGCATTACGTTTCTGATTATTACGCACGACGAAAAAGTGGCAGCCATCGGCCATAAGACAATTGAAATCACAGATGGAAGGGTTATGGAGGGTGTGTTGGCATGA